The genomic segment CTGACTGTCACTGGACTCTGTCCTGTTGTTGCCCTTCCCAGGCGGTGATCCAGGGTGCATTCACCAGTGATGATGCGGTTGACGCAGAGGGGACAGCCGCCGAGACGCACTATACTTACTTCCCCAGCACTGCGGTGGGAGATGGGGCGGGGGGTGCCACATCGGGGAGTGCAGCAGCTGTCGTTACCACCCAGGGCTCGGAGGCACTCCTGGGGCAGGCGACCCCTCCCGGCACTGGTGAGCTGTGTGAGGGTGCCGGCCGGAGGGGCTAGGATCGGCCGTGGGGCATGGCTGGGGGCGGTGGGCCTTTCCCATGACCCCTCACTGCCCCCTAAGACCTGGGCAGCACTGAGTCTGGGGCTGCCCCTCCAGCAGGAGGAAGTAGCCTCCCTTTTTAGAGGAGGCGCCTAGGACCTTGGCCTCCGAGCTTGATGAGGTTCCTAAGTCCCATGTCCTGACACAACCTACCCTGCATCTTCACAGGACAGTTCTTTGTGATGATGTCACCACAAGAAGTGTTGCAGGGGGGAAGCCAGCGCTCCATTGCCCCCAGGACTCACCCTTATTCCCCGTGAGTAGGCCCCGGTTCTTCTCAGTTGCCATGGTGGTCTTGGTCCCTGCCAAGTCCTGTGTCAATCCGTACCCCAACCTCCGATCTTACTTTTTTATCCTTCCCTTACTCTGGCCACCCCGGGCTCTGTTGTCAGGAAGTCAGAAGCTCCCAGGACGACTCGGGATGAGAAGCGCAGGGCTCAGCATAATGAAGGTAGGTATTATTTGGTGGGATTGGGGACAGCGGTGGTGTCTGAGCGGGAGAGCTTAGGTGGCTCTACAGGGCCTGTGGTTGAGTTCTCACTGAGTCACCTTGTCCTCCCTTTTGGCCCGCAGTGGAACGCCGCCGCCGAGACAAGATTAACAACTGGATTGTGCAGCTGTCCAAGATCATCCCAGACTGCTCCATGGAGAGCACCAAGTCTGGCCAGGTCATGGCAAGACCCTGGTAGTGGGCAGGATGCCTGAATTCTGTCTCCTGGTATTGTTTCCAGAAATGGTAGAGAGGGCACACACGGCAGTAATCTTTGCTTATCTTTCTCTGAGGTTCCTGTATCCTTGTGAAATGTTCTACCACATTTTACCCTTAGGGGAAAAGGAGGTCCAAAGTGTGTGCTTTGGGAAGGCAAGCCAGGTGTCACCTATTTTAGTCCTCATTTCGTTGGCCTTCTCTTGCAGAGTAAAGGTGGAATTCTGTCCAAAGCCTGTGATTATATCCAGGAGCTTCGACAGAGTAACCACCGGTTGTCTGAAGAACTGCAGGGGCTTGACCAGCTGCAGCTGGACAATGATGTGCTTCGACAGCAGGTCAGACCCCTCCTCATTCCAGCCCTCCTCAACTCCATGGCCAGTGAGCCAGTGAGGGACGCCCGCCTCTGGTTTCCATAGAGGGGGCTTCATCTTTTTCCCCTCACTAGCGGATGTGTGAATACGGTGCGGGATCTGGCCGCGCCAGCTTGTCTGCTCACTGTCTCCACGGCCTCCTTTCCATGCCAGGTGGAAGATCTGAAAAACAAGAACCTGCTGCTCCGAGCTCAGCTGCGGCACCACGGAGTCGAGGTTGTCATCAAGAATGACAGCAATTAACTGTGGGGACCTGGGGGCTTTGGGCCCTACTGCCCCTTTCTGAGAGCTGCACATAGCCCGGGAGCAACAGCCTAACCCCGTGCCCCTTTCCTTCACTGCCCGCTTCTGGCGGGGGACCAGGGGGAGCTGAGAAGGCGTGGCTCTGACCCAAGGCCCTGTGACAGAGCCACCTGCGGTCGTGTGAAACACACCCTTGGGTGCGCGCTGACAGCCTGGCCCGGCTCCACCGCGCAGCCCCCCGGGCCTTGTGCTCTTGCAGATGCATGTGCTGTCTCCGTGCTGGATACCGGACCCAGGCAACGTGGGGGCTTGCCCTGTGCTTGCTGAGAGGGCCAGCAGAGGGTCTGCTCACAAGCCATGCTCTGGCTTGCCCCAGGGCTCTGGCGCTGTCCCTGTTTCTTCCTTACCCCGGAGCTCAGATGTGCACTCGGGGACTCTGGGGATCAGGCTTTAGCGACAAGTGGGGAACAGGATACCTAGCAGTGAGTGGCTGCTGCCGCAGGAAGAGATCAGCCGACAAGCAGCTAAGGCCTGTGCAGAAGTCTCTGGAGCCAGGGAGAACAACAGACGGGCCCACGTGGGGCCTTCCCCTTGTGGGGatggtttttcctttcctttttctttctttctttactttttttttttttttaaaagataaaacgtTCAGAGCCACTGTTGTCCCCTGGTTTTCCTTTTgtgggccctggggcaggagggagggaggcgcaTTGCACTTTGCCCAGTAAGGGTTGGGCCAAGGTTAGGGTGGGGTGCTGCTCCTGTGTTCCTCACCCTGAGTCCCAGTGCCTAGGCCAGACCAGTTTGCCCGCCCGGCGCTGGGCAATCGCAAGAACTTCCCTGGTG from the Halichoerus grypus chromosome 7, mHalGry1.hap1.1, whole genome shotgun sequence genome contains:
- the USF1 gene encoding upstream stimulatory factor 1 isoform X2, whose product is MYRVIQVSEGQLDGQTEGTGAISGYPATQSMTQAVIQGAFTSDDAVDAEGTAAETHYTYFPSTAVGDGAGGATSGSAAAVVTTQGSEALLGQATPPGTGQFFVMMSPQEVLQGGSQRSIAPRTHPYSPKSEAPRTTRDEKRRAQHNEVERRRRDKINNWIVQLSKIIPDCSMESTKSGQSKGGILSKACDYIQELRQSNHRLSEELQGLDQLQLDNDVLRQQVEDLKNKNLLLRAQLRHHGVEVVIKNDSN
- the USF1 gene encoding upstream stimulatory factor 1 isoform X1: MKGQQKTAEAEEGTVQIQEGAVATGEDPTSVAIASIQSAATFPDPNVKYVFRTENGGQVMYRVIQVSEGQLDGQTEGTGAISGYPATQSMTQAVIQGAFTSDDAVDAEGTAAETHYTYFPSTAVGDGAGGATSGSAAAVVTTQGSEALLGQATPPGTGQFFVMMSPQEVLQGGSQRSIAPRTHPYSPKSEAPRTTRDEKRRAQHNEVERRRRDKINNWIVQLSKIIPDCSMESTKSGQSKGGILSKACDYIQELRQSNHRLSEELQGLDQLQLDNDVLRQQVEDLKNKNLLLRAQLRHHGVEVVIKNDSN